One window of uncultured Trichococcus sp. genomic DNA carries:
- a CDS encoding DUF951 domain-containing protein: protein MVQQDYGLHDVVEMKKPHPCKNNSWEIIRMGMDIRIKCLKCGQMVMMPRREFEKKMKKVLTKAEETVE, encoded by the coding sequence TTGGTACAACAAGATTATGGATTGCATGATGTGGTCGAAATGAAAAAACCGCATCCCTGCAAAAACAACTCATGGGAAATCATCCGAATGGGTATGGACATCCGGATCAAATGCCTGAAATGCGGGCAGATGGTCATGATGCCGCGCCGAGAATTCGAGAAGAAGATGAAAAAAGTACTGACTAAGGCAGAAGAAACTGTCGAGTAG
- the guaB gene encoding IMP dehydrogenase: MSNWETKFAKEGFTFDDVLLVPAESHVLPNDVDLSIDLAKNLHLNIPIISASMDTVTDAAMAIAMARQGGLGVIHKNMTIEAQAEEVHKVKRSESGVIIDPFFLTPDHLVSEAENLMSKYRISGVPIVNDMEDRKLVGILTNRDLRFIADYQVPIGDVMTKEHLVTAPVGTSLKDAESILQKYKIEKLPLVDENGRLAGLITIKDIEKVIEFPNSAKDAHGRLIVAAAVGVTSDTFERAQALLDAGADAIVIDTAHGHSAGVIRKIKEIRDQFPEATLIAGNVATAEGTRALFDVGVDVVKVGIGPGSICTTRVVAGVGVPQITAIYDAASVAREYGKAIIADGGIKYSGDIVKAMAAGGHAVMLGSMLAGTDESPGEFEIFQGRRFKTYRGMGSLAAMEKGSSDRYFQGGVNEAKKMVPEGIEGRVAYKGAASDIIFQLLGGVRSGMGYVGAGNLQELRDNAQFIKMSGAGLIESHPHDIQITKEAPNYSIHR; the protein is encoded by the coding sequence ATGTCAAATTGGGAAACAAAATTCGCTAAAGAAGGTTTTACTTTTGATGATGTATTATTAGTCCCGGCTGAAAGCCATGTATTACCGAACGATGTGGATTTATCGATTGATTTAGCTAAAAATTTACACTTGAATATTCCTATCATAAGCGCAAGTATGGACACAGTAACCGATGCAGCAATGGCAATCGCAATGGCCCGCCAAGGCGGATTGGGCGTCATCCACAAAAACATGACCATCGAAGCGCAGGCTGAAGAAGTGCACAAAGTAAAACGTTCCGAGAGCGGCGTCATCATCGACCCATTCTTCCTGACTCCTGATCACTTGGTTTCCGAAGCAGAGAATCTGATGAGCAAATACCGCATCAGCGGCGTGCCTATCGTCAACGATATGGAAGACCGCAAGTTGGTGGGGATTTTGACGAACCGCGATCTGCGCTTCATTGCAGATTACCAAGTTCCGATCGGCGATGTCATGACCAAAGAGCATTTGGTTACCGCTCCTGTAGGGACTTCTTTGAAGGACGCTGAATCCATCCTGCAAAAGTACAAAATCGAAAAATTGCCTCTAGTCGATGAAAATGGCCGTTTGGCTGGCCTGATCACGATCAAGGATATCGAAAAAGTAATCGAGTTTCCCAACTCCGCAAAAGATGCACACGGCCGTTTGATTGTTGCGGCTGCAGTAGGTGTAACAAGTGACACATTTGAACGTGCCCAAGCCTTATTGGATGCAGGTGCAGATGCAATCGTCATCGACACAGCGCATGGCCACAGCGCCGGCGTTATCCGCAAAATAAAAGAAATCCGCGACCAGTTCCCTGAAGCAACCTTGATTGCCGGAAACGTAGCGACTGCAGAAGGAACCCGCGCACTGTTTGACGTCGGGGTTGACGTAGTCAAAGTCGGAATCGGACCGGGCTCCATCTGTACGACTCGTGTCGTAGCTGGTGTCGGTGTTCCTCAGATAACAGCCATCTATGATGCTGCAAGCGTAGCGAGAGAATACGGCAAAGCCATCATTGCTGATGGCGGAATCAAGTATTCGGGAGACATCGTCAAAGCGATGGCTGCCGGTGGACACGCAGTCATGCTGGGCAGCATGTTGGCCGGTACGGATGAGTCCCCGGGCGAATTCGAAATCTTCCAAGGCCGCCGTTTCAAGACTTACCGTGGTATGGGCAGTCTGGCAGCAATGGAAAAAGGCTCAAGCGACCGTTACTTCCAAGGCGGCGTGAATGAAGCGAAGAAAATGGTTCCGGAAGGTATCGAAGGTCGTGTGGCTTATAAAGGCGCAGCCAGCGACATCATCTTCCAACTGCTCGGCGGTGTCCGTTCCGGTATGGGTTATGTCGGAGCCGGCAATCTGCAGGAGCTTCGCGATAATGCGCAATTCATCAAGATGTCCGGTGCCGGATTGATCGAATCCCATCCGCATGACATCCAAATCACAAAAGAAGCACCAAACTACTCCATCCATAGATAA
- a CDS encoding AAA family ATPase, with amino-acid sequence MARIIAVANQKGGVGKTTTTVNLAASLAYLGKKVLLIDSDAQGNATSGLGISKADVEKDIYDVLVNQEPIENVIRESSRENLWVVPATIQLAGAEIELTNQPHREARLYDAVQSLRDEYDFIFIDCPPSLGHLTINAFTASDSVLIPVQCEYYALEGLSQLLNTFRLVQKHFNKDLKLEGVLLTMLDARTNLGFEVVDEVKKYFKEKVYKTIIPRNVRLSEAPSYGQSIVDYDIRSKGAEVYLELAKEVLADGE; translated from the coding sequence ATGGCACGGATTATTGCAGTCGCAAATCAGAAAGGCGGCGTCGGAAAAACGACGACCACCGTCAATTTAGCAGCTTCTTTGGCCTACTTAGGCAAAAAAGTGTTATTGATAGATAGTGATGCCCAAGGGAACGCCACCAGCGGACTCGGCATTTCAAAAGCAGATGTTGAAAAAGATATATACGATGTATTAGTGAACCAAGAGCCCATCGAGAACGTCATCAGAGAATCCTCACGGGAAAATTTATGGGTCGTGCCTGCAACCATCCAATTGGCAGGCGCCGAAATCGAATTGACGAATCAGCCGCATCGTGAAGCGCGCCTTTATGACGCAGTGCAATCGTTGCGTGACGAATACGACTTCATTTTCATCGATTGCCCGCCATCACTGGGGCATTTGACGATCAACGCCTTCACTGCCAGCGATTCGGTTCTGATTCCGGTCCAGTGCGAGTACTACGCTTTGGAAGGCTTGAGCCAACTGTTGAACACCTTCCGCTTGGTTCAGAAGCATTTCAATAAGGACCTGAAATTGGAAGGGGTATTATTGACGATGCTGGACGCCCGGACGAACCTCGGCTTCGAAGTCGTTGATGAGGTCAAAAAGTATTTCAAAGAAAAAGTATACAAGACAATCATTCCGCGTAATGTCCGTTTATCCGAAGCGCCAAGCTATGGGCAATCGATCGTTGACTATGATATCCGTTCAAAAGGAGCGGAAGTTTATCTTGAGTTGGCAAAGGAAGTGTTAGCAGATGGCGAATAA
- a CDS encoding serine hydrolase: MITIKNRKMIMGTISAASVLVNSLVAAPTALAAEQPSIDAKAAFVIEDETDKVLVNQNGEESLGIASMTKMLSIYLILEAIEEGKLTWDKQITVSDYVYEVSQNYNFSNVPLRQDITYSVEELYQSALIYSANGSTIALAEALAGSEAKFVDLMKAQLDEWGVENYELYNATGLSNSDVPKEHLYPGASADGYNKMTARGVAMVADHLIDDYPEVLETTAVPELAFQAGTSDEIMMHSYNLMLPGMFYYREGVDGLKTGTTLESGASFTGTAIQDDMRIITVVIGADESTKRFKETGRLMDYAFSTFEKTTVAAKGDAVSTQEPIAVAKGKQTEVGLVYNEDLVTVTEKGAEELTLTTVFTPAEESLNEDGEIEAPIEKGTEVGSVAVTVEGDELGYLDGTTSEDVKVAVASSVEKANIFVRGGRVVSDLFGKAWEAVSDFVGGFFD, from the coding sequence ATGATAACTATAAAAAACAGAAAAATGATTATGGGAACAATATCGGCTGCTTCGGTATTGGTGAACAGCCTGGTTGCCGCGCCGACTGCTTTGGCTGCTGAACAACCTTCTATCGATGCGAAAGCAGCTTTCGTGATAGAAGACGAGACCGACAAAGTGCTTGTGAACCAAAACGGGGAAGAATCGCTGGGTATCGCCTCAATGACAAAGATGTTGAGCATCTACTTGATACTGGAAGCCATTGAAGAAGGCAAATTGACTTGGGACAAGCAGATCACCGTCAGTGATTACGTCTATGAAGTCAGCCAGAACTACAATTTTTCCAATGTGCCCTTGCGCCAGGACATCACGTATTCTGTGGAAGAGCTGTACCAATCCGCGTTGATCTATTCCGCAAACGGCTCGACGATCGCCTTGGCGGAAGCCTTGGCTGGTTCCGAAGCGAAATTCGTCGATCTGATGAAGGCTCAGTTGGATGAGTGGGGCGTAGAAAACTACGAGCTCTATAATGCAACCGGCTTATCGAACAGCGATGTCCCGAAAGAACATCTTTATCCAGGTGCTTCGGCCGACGGGTACAACAAAATGACAGCGCGCGGGGTAGCGATGGTTGCGGACCATCTGATCGATGATTACCCTGAAGTTTTGGAAACGACCGCTGTTCCGGAGCTGGCTTTCCAAGCGGGAACGTCCGACGAAATCATGATGCACAGCTATAACTTGATGTTGCCGGGCATGTTCTATTACCGTGAAGGCGTCGACGGTCTGAAGACCGGCACAACACTGGAGTCCGGTGCATCCTTTACTGGTACCGCCATCCAGGATGATATGCGGATCATCACCGTTGTCATCGGTGCCGACGAGAGCACCAAGCGCTTTAAGGAAACGGGGCGTTTGATGGACTATGCCTTCTCGACCTTCGAGAAGACAACGGTAGCGGCGAAAGGCGATGCTGTTTCGACGCAAGAACCGATTGCCGTAGCCAAAGGGAAGCAAACTGAGGTCGGGCTTGTCTACAACGAAGACTTGGTGACCGTTACTGAAAAGGGTGCAGAAGAGTTGACGCTCACAACTGTTTTCACACCGGCCGAAGAGAGTCTGAATGAAGACGGTGAGATTGAAGCACCGATCGAAAAAGGAACAGAAGTCGGGTCCGTCGCAGTGACGGTCGAAGGCGACGAGTTGGGCTATCTGGATGGAACGACTTCCGAGGATGTCAAAGTCGCAGTGGCCAGCAGCGTGGAAAAAGCCAATATCTTTGTCCGCGGCGGCCGTGTTGTCTCAGACTTGTTCGGTAAAGCTTGGGAAGCAGTGTCCGATTTTGTCGGAGGATTTTTTGACTGA
- a CDS encoding ParB/RepB/Spo0J family partition protein, with product MANKNSKGLGRGIDALFSNFEDIEKIDEKTEKVQEIPLDEIRPNPYQPRKTFDDSTLRELADSIMLNGVIQPVILRQSSVKGYEIIAGERRVRASRLAGKTTIPAIVREFDETAMIEVAILENLQREDLTPLEEAEGYQTLMNKLNLTQVDVAQRLGKSRPYIANHLRLLNLPQDVKRMLQEGLISMGQARTLLGLNDESLISELAKRAAEEGITVRHLELLVQQLNNPGDVAKKKTKKKETKPVYIKESEERLMDKFGTSVQISSKGEKGKIEIEYLSPADLTRILDILQISLDD from the coding sequence ATGGCGAATAAAAACAGTAAAGGGCTTGGACGCGGCATCGACGCGCTCTTCAGCAACTTTGAAGATATCGAGAAGATCGATGAAAAGACAGAAAAGGTACAGGAGATCCCTTTAGACGAGATCCGTCCCAATCCTTATCAGCCACGGAAAACCTTCGATGACTCGACTTTGCGGGAATTGGCTGATTCGATCATGCTGAACGGCGTCATCCAGCCGGTCATCCTGCGCCAATCCAGCGTGAAGGGCTATGAAATCATTGCAGGCGAACGCCGCGTCCGCGCTTCCCGCTTGGCCGGAAAAACAACAATCCCGGCAATCGTCCGTGAATTTGACGAAACGGCAATGATAGAAGTCGCCATTCTGGAAAATCTGCAGCGGGAAGATCTGACTCCGCTGGAAGAGGCGGAAGGCTACCAAACCTTGATGAACAAGCTGAATCTTACGCAAGTGGATGTAGCCCAAAGGTTAGGCAAGAGCCGTCCGTACATCGCCAACCATCTGCGCTTGTTGAATCTGCCGCAGGACGTCAAACGCATGCTGCAAGAAGGATTGATCTCCATGGGGCAAGCCCGTACGCTTTTAGGGTTGAACGATGAATCGTTGATCAGCGAATTGGCGAAAAGGGCTGCCGAAGAAGGAATCACGGTCCGACACCTGGAATTGCTGGTCCAACAACTGAACAATCCCGGTGATGTCGCCAAAAAGAAAACCAAGAAGAAAGAAACGAAACCGGTATACATCAAAGAGAGCGAAGAACGCTTGATGGACAAATTCGGGACATCCGTACAGATATCCAGCAAGGGCGAAAAAGGCAAAATCGAGATCGAATACCTTTCTCCAGCCGACCTGACCCGGATTTTGGATATCCTGCAAATTTCCCTGGACGATTAA
- a CDS encoding DUF1129 family protein produces MEETKSVEQMKVENKALWQSLTKRNEQYMLGLDRTLRAANLEEERREEIYSKMMRELLDAQKTGKTARQLYGTVSECASNILVNPADNEVKVRSADWLIALDGGLLLGSLFALISGISLLTNSGEDVVGMGLISLILNFIVGGIAMLIISKYTPNPDAPKGEKGFGKYIFATTGAMLLWMLIMTVSMMLIPVSINIALPAWVYLGIAGVGFAAKVYLKKKYHIMGGIL; encoded by the coding sequence TTGGAAGAAACGAAGAGCGTTGAACAAATGAAAGTCGAAAACAAAGCCTTATGGCAGAGTTTGACAAAAAGAAATGAACAATACATGCTGGGGCTGGACAGAACCTTGAGAGCTGCAAACCTGGAAGAGGAGCGCAGAGAGGAAATCTACAGCAAAATGATGCGGGAATTGTTGGATGCCCAAAAAACCGGTAAAACTGCCCGCCAATTATACGGCACAGTGTCGGAATGCGCATCGAACATCCTGGTTAATCCTGCAGATAACGAAGTGAAAGTGCGTTCGGCTGATTGGCTGATCGCTTTGGATGGCGGCTTATTGCTGGGATCTCTGTTCGCGCTGATTTCAGGCATTTCCTTGCTGACCAACAGCGGAGAAGACGTAGTCGGGATGGGTCTGATCAGCCTGATACTGAACTTCATCGTCGGTGGCATCGCTATGCTCATCATCTCAAAATATACACCGAATCCGGACGCGCCAAAAGGCGAAAAAGGCTTCGGGAAATACATTTTTGCGACGACGGGTGCGATGTTGCTGTGGATGCTCATCATGACTGTTTCGATGATGCTTATTCCAGTCAGCATCAATATCGCTCTGCCTGCATGGGTGTACCTTGGGATTGCGGGCGTAGGTTTTGCTGCAAAAGTATATCTGAAGAAAAAATATCATATCATGGGCGGCATATTGTAG
- the msrA gene encoding peptide-methionine (S)-S-oxide reductase MsrA — protein MTEPKLEKATFAGGCFWCMVKPFDSLPGIKSVISGYTGGHTENPTYEEVCSGTTGHTEAVQITFDPALFPYKDLVEVYWQQTDPTDAMGQFVDRGTSYRPVIFYHTPEQKEIAEASKQALQNSGKFTKPIVTSIEPAQPFYAAEEYHQDFYKKSSAHYHGYRSHSGRDSYIESHWKK, from the coding sequence GTGACAGAACCAAAATTGGAAAAAGCTACCTTTGCCGGAGGGTGTTTCTGGTGTATGGTCAAGCCGTTCGATAGTCTTCCTGGTATCAAATCAGTCATTTCCGGCTATACGGGCGGCCACACAGAGAATCCGACCTATGAAGAAGTATGTTCCGGAACGACCGGGCACACCGAGGCCGTTCAAATCACATTTGATCCAGCTTTGTTCCCATATAAGGATTTAGTGGAGGTATACTGGCAGCAGACAGATCCTACCGATGCCATGGGTCAATTCGTAGATCGCGGCACTTCTTACCGTCCGGTTATTTTTTACCATACACCGGAACAAAAAGAGATAGCGGAAGCATCGAAACAAGCGTTGCAGAACAGCGGGAAATTCACTAAACCAATCGTGACTTCCATCGAACCGGCACAACCGTTTTATGCCGCAGAAGAATATCATCAGGATTTCTACAAAAAAAGCAGTGCGCATTATCATGGGTATCGTTCCCATTCAGGCAGAGATTCGTATATCGAATCGCATTGGAAAAAGTAG
- the serS gene encoding serine--tRNA ligase yields the protein MLDVKFLRDGFEATAEKLAARGVKMEDLAVFKELDAQRREKIVETENLKQYRNGVSQEIAQLKRNKENADDKIAEMKEVGDKIKALDEELNEIEEKTTYIATRLPNLPHASVPVGADEEENVEVRRWGTPRTFDFEPKAHYDIAEALDILDFERGAKVTGSRFVFYKGLGARLERACYNYMLDLHTEEHGYTEMIPPYMANEASMFGTGQFPKFKEDVFQLTDERNFTLIPTAEVPLTNYYRDEIMNEADLPVYFTAMSPSFRSEAGSAGRDTRGLIRMHQFHKVEMVKFSKPETSYEELEKMTDDAESVLRGLDLPHRTITLCTGDMGFSAAKTYDIEVWIPAQDTYREISSCSNTEAFQARRAKIRYRNEETGKLEFVHTLNGSGLAVGRTVTAILENYQNEDGSVTIPDALVPYMGGITKITKENASNKR from the coding sequence ATGTTGGATGTAAAATTTTTGAGGGATGGATTTGAAGCCACTGCGGAGAAGCTGGCTGCACGTGGAGTGAAAATGGAAGATTTGGCGGTATTCAAGGAATTGGATGCGCAACGCCGGGAGAAAATCGTTGAGACGGAAAACCTGAAGCAATACCGCAACGGCGTTTCCCAGGAAATTGCGCAATTGAAACGGAATAAAGAGAATGCGGATGATAAGATTGCCGAAATGAAAGAAGTCGGCGACAAAATCAAAGCCTTGGATGAAGAACTGAATGAAATCGAAGAGAAGACGACCTACATCGCAACAAGATTGCCTAACTTGCCGCATGCATCCGTCCCTGTCGGCGCGGACGAAGAGGAGAATGTGGAAGTCAGAAGATGGGGAACGCCGCGCACATTCGATTTCGAACCGAAAGCCCACTATGATATCGCCGAGGCATTGGATATCCTGGATTTTGAACGTGGTGCTAAAGTGACCGGCAGCCGTTTTGTCTTCTACAAGGGTCTAGGAGCCCGCCTGGAACGCGCTTGCTACAACTATATGCTGGATTTGCATACCGAAGAGCATGGCTACACGGAAATGATCCCGCCATATATGGCGAATGAAGCTTCCATGTTCGGTACAGGGCAATTCCCCAAATTCAAAGAGGACGTCTTCCAATTGACGGATGAGCGCAATTTCACGCTGATCCCTACCGCAGAAGTTCCTTTGACGAATTATTACCGCGACGAAATCATGAACGAAGCGGATCTGCCTGTCTATTTCACAGCGATGAGTCCGTCTTTCCGTTCTGAAGCCGGAAGCGCAGGACGCGACACAAGAGGGCTGATCAGGATGCACCAGTTCCATAAAGTGGAGATGGTTAAATTCAGCAAACCGGAAACTTCCTATGAAGAATTGGAAAAAATGACGGATGATGCTGAATCCGTGCTGCGAGGATTGGATCTGCCGCACCGCACAATAACGCTATGCACGGGCGACATGGGCTTCTCAGCAGCCAAAACTTACGACATCGAAGTCTGGATACCCGCTCAGGATACTTATCGGGAAATCAGTTCTTGTTCAAACACCGAAGCGTTCCAAGCCCGCCGCGCGAAAATTCGCTACCGCAACGAAGAAACAGGGAAGCTGGAATTTGTGCACACGTTGAATGGCTCAGGCTTGGCTGTCGGCCGCACCGTGACTGCCATTCTGGAAAATTACCAAAACGAAGACGGTTCCGTTACGATCCCGGATGCACTTGTGCCATATATGGGCGGCATCACAAAAATAACCAAAGAGAACGCAAGCAACAAACGCTGA
- a CDS encoding GNAT family N-acetyltransferase, with the protein MEDFVKTKNGFVLNDENECMIAEITYAPYGEDKVIANHTYVDSSLRGQGIAEMLLDRLVEDMRAEGKKIVPRCSYVVAMFDRKREKYADIKAEM; encoded by the coding sequence ATGGAAGATTTTGTTAAGACGAAAAATGGCTTCGTTTTGAATGATGAGAACGAATGTATGATAGCTGAAATTACATACGCACCTTATGGTGAAGATAAAGTCATCGCCAACCATACTTATGTGGATTCCTCATTGAGAGGACAAGGCATCGCTGAGATGTTGCTGGATCGCCTTGTCGAAGACATGCGGGCTGAAGGCAAAAAAATTGTGCCGCGTTGCTCCTATGTTGTGGCGATGTTCGATCGCAAACGCGAAAAATATGCCGATATCAAGGCAGAAATGTAA
- a CDS encoding response regulator transcription factor: MNKVLIVDDDREIVDLLSIYCKNEGYDPIKAYDGVDAFRKLEENADIQLIILDVMMPKKDGISVVKELREQNNPIPILMLSAKSTDMDKIQGLTTGADDYVSKPFNPLEVMARIKSLLRRTTMQADAAEVDSIEIGPLIIKKDSHEVKTLNGKSIQLTALEFGILHLLASHPNRVFSADEIFERVWQQESIVSAKTVMVHVSHLRDKIEEATGGEKVIQTVWGVGYKIGE, translated from the coding sequence ATGAATAAAGTTTTGATCGTCGATGACGATAGGGAAATCGTGGATCTATTGAGCATCTACTGCAAAAATGAAGGGTACGATCCGATAAAGGCCTATGACGGCGTAGATGCCTTCCGGAAGCTTGAGGAAAATGCGGACATCCAGCTGATCATTTTGGATGTGATGATGCCGAAGAAGGACGGCATATCGGTAGTGAAGGAGCTGCGGGAACAGAACAATCCGATCCCGATTTTGATGCTGAGCGCAAAATCCACGGATATGGATAAGATCCAAGGGCTGACGACGGGTGCGGACGACTACGTTTCCAAGCCGTTCAACCCGCTGGAAGTGATGGCTCGCATCAAATCGCTTTTGCGCCGGACCACTATGCAAGCAGATGCAGCGGAGGTGGACTCGATTGAAATAGGTCCGCTGATCATCAAGAAAGATTCCCACGAAGTAAAGACACTGAACGGCAAAAGCATCCAGTTGACCGCTCTGGAATTCGGTATTTTGCATTTATTGGCGAGCCATCCGAATCGCGTCTTCAGTGCCGATGAAATTTTTGAACGTGTTTGGCAACAAGAGAGCATCGTATCGGCTAAAACCGTGATGGTGCATGTGAGCCATCTCCGCGATAAAATTGAAGAGGCTACAGGCGGCGAGAAGGTCATCCAGACGGTTTGGGGTGTAGGCTATAAGATCGGGGAATAG
- the ychF gene encoding redox-regulated ATPase YchF, with translation MSLTAGIVGLPNVGKSTLFNAITKAGVEAANYPFATIDPNVGVVEVPDERLNKLTELVKPKKTVPTTFEFTDIAGIVKGASKGEGLGNKFLANIRQVDAICHVVRCFEDDNITHVSGKVDPLDDVETINLELIFADLESIEKRYTRISKIARTKDKDAVRELEILDKIKKTLEEGKSARTIEFTPEEEPLVKSLFLLTTKPVLYVANISEEDVIAGGDNEMVQAVRDFAATEGAEVVTVCARIEEEVAELDDEEKAEFLAELGIKESGLDQLIRKAYTLLGLGTYFTAGEKEVRAWTFKLGMKAPQTAGIIHSDFERGFIRAETVSYADLLAYGSMQAAKEAGKVRLEGKDYVVQDGDVMEFRFNV, from the coding sequence ATGTCATTAACAGCAGGAATCGTAGGGTTGCCGAACGTCGGTAAATCCACTTTGTTCAACGCCATCACCAAAGCGGGAGTGGAAGCTGCAAACTATCCATTCGCGACGATTGATCCAAATGTCGGAGTGGTCGAAGTTCCCGATGAACGTTTGAATAAATTAACAGAATTGGTGAAACCCAAAAAAACAGTCCCGACAACTTTTGAATTCACGGATATCGCCGGAATCGTAAAAGGCGCCAGCAAAGGGGAAGGTTTAGGCAACAAATTCTTGGCCAACATCCGTCAAGTGGATGCCATCTGTCATGTTGTGCGTTGTTTCGAAGACGATAACATCACACACGTCAGCGGTAAAGTGGATCCGTTGGATGATGTCGAAACCATCAACTTGGAACTGATTTTTGCCGACTTGGAGTCCATCGAGAAACGCTATACACGCATCAGCAAAATTGCCCGCACAAAAGACAAAGATGCTGTCCGCGAACTGGAGATCCTGGATAAAATCAAGAAGACACTTGAAGAAGGTAAATCCGCCCGTACGATTGAGTTCACACCCGAAGAAGAACCGCTTGTGAAAAGCCTGTTCCTTCTGACGACAAAGCCTGTTCTTTATGTCGCAAACATCTCCGAAGAGGACGTAATAGCCGGCGGAGACAATGAAATGGTTCAAGCTGTCCGTGATTTCGCGGCGACAGAAGGCGCAGAGGTCGTTACCGTGTGCGCTCGTATCGAAGAAGAAGTGGCTGAATTGGATGACGAAGAAAAGGCTGAATTCCTGGCGGAGCTGGGCATCAAAGAATCCGGACTGGATCAACTGATCCGCAAAGCCTACACGTTGCTTGGTTTGGGAACGTACTTCACAGCAGGGGAAAAAGAAGTCCGTGCCTGGACATTCAAGCTGGGAATGAAAGCCCCGCAAACAGCCGGCATCATCCATTCCGACTTCGAACGCGGCTTCATCCGTGCCGAAACAGTTTCCTACGCTGACCTGTTGGCTTACGGCAGCATGCAAGCAGCCAAAGAAGCAGGGAAAGTCAGACTAGAAGGAAAAGACTACGTAGTCCAAGACGGCGACGTAATGGAATTCAGGTTTAACGTATAA
- a CDS encoding ATP-binding protein — protein sequence MFNKLKKKELSELVFEGALTLGIVYLLYIGMELMFNRLVANPPIILREIPSLRRFVMVVDAFLTIYDDVFQWIAAIFAAVFTGWRLVRRYKQMQLTHILDELHYIAAGHFDHRIDANNAGSYVDVVDSINTLVESTVQAMEEERKIEQSKDELITNVSHDIRTPLTSIIGYLGLIEDKQFTSEEDALRYIHIAYTKALQMKVLVDDLFEYTKVRQPTTPLLLKTINIGNFLEQIVADYELESRKRHMEIEVIMKTSPLMIEMDVDKMARVFNNLISNALKYAHGGTWVHIEAEKIGSEVIVAVKNNGERIPEESLQELFGRFYRVENSRSKETGGTGLGLAIAQSIVTLHGGYIYAESDEAETKFVLHLPLKQTPAVKE from the coding sequence TTGTTTAACAAGTTGAAGAAAAAAGAACTGAGTGAACTCGTTTTTGAAGGGGCGTTGACGCTGGGCATTGTCTATCTGCTCTACATCGGGATGGAGCTGATGTTCAACCGGCTGGTCGCGAACCCTCCCATAATTTTGAGGGAAATTCCCTCCTTAAGGCGATTCGTGATGGTAGTTGACGCATTTTTGACCATTTACGATGATGTTTTCCAATGGATAGCGGCGATTTTTGCGGCCGTCTTCACCGGTTGGCGTTTGGTCAGGAGATACAAACAGATGCAGTTGACGCATATCCTGGACGAGCTGCATTATATCGCTGCAGGACACTTCGATCATCGGATCGACGCAAACAATGCCGGCAGCTATGTTGATGTTGTCGACAGCATCAATACACTGGTGGAAAGCACGGTCCAAGCAATGGAAGAGGAACGGAAAATTGAACAATCGAAGGATGAGTTGATCACGAATGTCAGTCACGACATCCGCACCCCGCTGACCTCCATCATTGGCTATCTGGGATTGATTGAGGACAAGCAATTTACGAGTGAAGAGGATGCCTTGCGTTATATCCATATCGCTTACACAAAGGCGCTGCAGATGAAAGTGCTTGTCGATGACCTTTTCGAATACACGAAAGTGCGTCAACCAACGACCCCGCTGCTGTTGAAGACGATCAACATAGGCAATTTTTTGGAGCAGATCGTCGCGGATTATGAATTGGAGTCGCGCAAACGCCATATGGAGATAGAGGTGATCATGAAGACGAGCCCGCTGATGATCGAAATGGATGTCGATAAAATGGCCCGTGTCTTCAACAATCTGATTTCCAATGCCCTGAAATATGCGCATGGCGGCACTTGGGTACATATCGAAGCCGAAAAGATAGGTTCTGAAGTGATCGTTGCCGTGAAAAATAACGGGGAGCGCATCCCTGAGGAATCGCTGCAGGAATTGTTCGGACGCTTCTATCGGGTAGAAAATTCCCGTTCGAAAGAGACCGGCGGGACCGGTCTGGGGTTGGCGATCGCCCAAAGCATCGTAACGCTCCATGGCGGATATATCTATGCGGAATCGGATGAGGCAGAAACCAAATTCGTGCTGCATCTCCCTTTGAAACAGACGCCGGCTGTCAAGGAATAA